A genomic stretch from Caballeronia sp. LZ062 includes:
- a CDS encoding extensin family protein, whose translation MIARIIRWLMLLAFVAALVFAYGVYTRRIAVPEQYDPFAPLDVRAPPGPLTALKLWRTTHDPRLCDAALAQSGLQYRPIADTSGPGGCELKDVVRVTQSADVRFSAPFLATCPLALGMAFFEHQYLQPAAIDVFGERVTRIEHVGSYACRNVNHQKDAALSQHASANAIDLTGFVLANGRRITLARWDDDAASPDAVFLRRIHDGACRSFDATLGPDYNALHKTHFHVDMGPYRMCR comes from the coding sequence GTGATCGCCAGAATCATCCGCTGGCTGATGCTGCTCGCGTTCGTCGCGGCGCTCGTCTTCGCATACGGCGTGTACACGCGACGCATCGCCGTGCCGGAGCAGTACGATCCGTTCGCGCCGCTCGACGTGCGCGCGCCGCCCGGGCCGCTCACCGCGTTGAAGCTCTGGCGCACGACACATGATCCGCGACTCTGCGATGCCGCGCTCGCGCAATCCGGCCTTCAGTATCGGCCGATTGCGGATACATCCGGGCCGGGCGGCTGCGAATTGAAGGACGTCGTGCGCGTCACGCAATCCGCCGACGTGCGCTTCAGCGCGCCGTTTCTCGCGACGTGTCCGCTCGCGCTCGGCATGGCGTTCTTCGAGCATCAGTATCTGCAACCTGCCGCCATCGACGTATTCGGCGAGCGCGTGACGCGCATCGAGCACGTGGGCAGCTACGCGTGCCGCAACGTGAATCATCAGAAGGACGCGGCGCTGAGTCAGCACGCGAGCGCGAACGCCATCGACCTGACGGGCTTCGTGCTCGCGAACGGACGACGCATCACGCTTGCGCGCTGGGACGACGACGCAGCGTCGCCGGACGCCGTGTTTCTGCGCCGCATCCACGACGGCGCATGCCGTTCGTTCGATGCCACGCTCGGGCCGGACTACAACGCGCTCCACAAGACGCACTTTCACGTCGACATGGGTCCGTACCGCATGTGCCGCTGA
- a CDS encoding NAD(P)/FAD-dependent oxidoreductase produces the protein MNASSSPIQTDVLIIGAGPVGLFAAFEAGVLGLSCHIVDALGRIGGQCIELYPDKPIYDIPAIPSCTARELVDRLLTQIRPFDVPIHLDQRVQAVEQREDHRWTVRTEQGMTFDVAAILIAAGNGAFVPQRLQVPEAAALEGRDVLYSVARIADFQDREVVIAGGGDSALDWANALAGVARNLTLVHRRNGFSAAAASVAAMKAKVEAGEMRFVVGMIDSLDASDGALRGVRIKHVEGTTDIAAEKLIVLYGLVADLGPIAGWNLDVRGGRIEVDTSNYESSRPGIFAVGDIANYPNKQKLILSGFHEASLALRKAYAYAYPDKKRTHIHSSYDAKLAERVQASTTDASHPAG, from the coding sequence ATGAACGCATCGAGCAGCCCCATTCAGACGGACGTATTGATCATCGGCGCAGGCCCCGTGGGGCTTTTCGCCGCATTCGAAGCCGGCGTGCTCGGGCTTTCATGTCATATCGTGGATGCGCTCGGGCGCATCGGCGGCCAATGCATCGAGCTGTATCCCGACAAGCCGATCTACGACATTCCCGCCATTCCGTCGTGTACGGCGCGCGAACTCGTGGACCGGCTGCTCACGCAGATCCGCCCGTTCGACGTGCCGATTCATCTCGACCAGCGCGTGCAGGCCGTCGAGCAGCGCGAGGATCATCGCTGGACGGTGCGCACCGAACAGGGCATGACCTTCGATGTCGCCGCCATTCTGATCGCGGCGGGCAACGGCGCGTTCGTGCCGCAGCGTTTGCAGGTGCCGGAAGCGGCGGCGCTCGAAGGGCGCGACGTGCTCTATAGCGTCGCGCGCATCGCGGATTTTCAGGACCGCGAGGTCGTGATCGCAGGCGGCGGCGACTCGGCGCTCGACTGGGCGAACGCGCTTGCCGGCGTCGCGCGCAATCTCACGCTCGTGCATCGGCGTAACGGCTTTTCGGCGGCGGCGGCCTCCGTCGCGGCCATGAAGGCAAAGGTCGAGGCGGGCGAGATGCGCTTCGTCGTCGGCATGATCGATTCGCTCGACGCGTCCGATGGCGCGCTGCGCGGCGTGCGCATCAAGCACGTCGAAGGCACGACGGATATCGCGGCAGAAAAGCTCATCGTGCTGTATGGGCTCGTCGCGGATCTCGGGCCGATAGCCGGCTGGAACCTGGATGTGCGCGGCGGGCGCATCGAAGTGGATACATCGAACTACGAATCGTCGCGGCCGGGCATCTTCGCGGTCGGCGACATCGCGAACTATCCGAACAAGCAGAAGCTCATTCTCTCGGGCTTTCACGAAGCGTCGCTTGCGTTGCGCAAGGCTTATGCATACGCGTATCCGGACAAGAAGCGCACGCATATCCATTCGAGCTACGACGCGAAGCTCGCCGAGCGTGTGCAGGCGAGTACAACGGACGCATCGCATCCCGCCGGCTGA
- a CDS encoding c-type cytochrome, producing the protein MSEERLFTFRNRWFATSVIGTVGIAAVSALIGFVWLPSVQRDASFSGVWNAICSAAGVPRAWYSGDTIVVPKITLSAVEVTPQLLVHASANSIGRGATLALRCTMCHGERGMSEANSPNLAGQYASVIYKQLMDFQAGARSNAVMSPMAANLSDQDMRDLAAYYASLPRPPAQRKVSDALAPGIVSHGAPMRNIAPCAACHGGIDNKAGSPWIDGLPAAYTKAQLIAFAKGARTNDINEVMRNVARNMTPEEIDAASAYYARELNK; encoded by the coding sequence TCACCTTCCGCAATCGCTGGTTCGCGACTAGCGTGATCGGTACGGTCGGCATCGCGGCTGTATCGGCGCTGATCGGCTTCGTGTGGCTGCCGTCGGTTCAGCGCGATGCCTCGTTCTCGGGCGTATGGAACGCCATCTGCAGCGCGGCGGGCGTGCCGCGCGCGTGGTACTCAGGCGATACGATCGTCGTGCCGAAGATCACGCTCTCCGCTGTCGAAGTCACGCCGCAATTGCTCGTCCACGCGAGCGCGAATTCCATCGGGCGTGGTGCGACGCTCGCCCTGCGATGCACGATGTGCCACGGCGAACGCGGCATGAGCGAAGCGAATTCGCCGAATCTCGCGGGGCAGTATGCGTCCGTCATCTACAAGCAACTGATGGATTTTCAGGCGGGCGCGCGCAGCAACGCCGTGATGTCGCCGATGGCCGCGAATCTGAGCGATCAGGACATGCGCGATCTCGCCGCCTACTATGCGAGCCTGCCGAGGCCGCCGGCGCAACGCAAGGTCAGCGACGCGCTTGCGCCCGGCATCGTGTCGCACGGCGCGCCGATGCGCAATATCGCGCCGTGCGCGGCGTGTCACGGCGGCATCGACAACAAGGCGGGCAGCCCGTGGATCGACGGCTTGCCTGCGGCGTACACGAAGGCGCAACTGATTGCGTTTGCCAAGGGCGCGCGCACGAACGACATCAACGAAGTGATGCGCAACGTCGCGCGCAACATGACGCCCGAAGAGATCGATGCGGCGTCGGCCTACTACGCGCGGGAGCTGAACAAGTAG